The following nucleotide sequence is from Mucilaginibacter sp. cycad4.
GCCGAAGCTAAGTTTATCAGGGCTTATTCATATTTCAGGTTGGTTAGGGCATTTGGCGATGTACCATTACGTTTAAGCTTACCTAAGGATGCTTCTGAATATAACCTGCCACGTACTGCCAAAGCACAGGTTTGGGCAGCTATTGAAACAGATTTGACTGATGCTGCCAATGTATTGCCGCAAACCTACAGTTCTGCTGATATAGGTCACGCTACAAAAGGCGCCGCCATTGCACTGCATGCAAAAGTTGCCATGTATCTAAAAAAATGGAGCGATGTTTTAAGCTATACCAACCAGGTTATGGGTTTTGGTTATTCATTGTATCCTGATTATGAGCAAATGTTCCGTACAACGCATAAAAACAACCAGGAATCGATATTTGAGGTACAGTGTGCTTTGATCCCTAATAATCCGGCTGCTTCAAATTCGCAGTACTCTCAGGTACAGGGCGTACGTGGTGTTACGGGCGGCGGCTGGGGCTTTAACGTGCCGAGCGCAGGTTTAGCTGCTGCTTACGAAACCGGCGACCCGCGTCGTGATGCTACTATCATATTCAGGGGCGAAACTACACCCGAGGGTGATAAGATCCCGGCTACCGGCGATAACCCAATGTATAACCAAAAATCATACGTGCCTTTCAGCCTGTATGTATCAGGTTTTAATGAAGGCTGCCAGCAAAACAAGATCGTATTACGTTACGCCGACGTATTGCTGATGAACGCTGAAGCAAATAATGAACTTGGTAATTCTGCAGCTGCATTAATTCCGTTAGAGCAGGTTCGTGCCCGCGCCCGTGCTGGAAATAACGCTATTTTACCTAAAGTTACAACTACCGATCAGGCTGCATTACGCACTGCCATATACAATGAAAGAAGGGTTGAGCTTGCTATGGAATTTGAACGTTATTTCGATGTGATCCGTCAGGGCAGGGGTACTGCAGTTTTTGGTTCACGTGGTTGGAAAGCTGGCAAAAATGAAGTATGGCCTGTACCGCAAAATGAAATTGACCTGAGCGGTGGCGCATTAACGCAAAACCCTGGTTATTAATTAGCCAATAAAATACACACAGTTGATTGATCATGAGGTTGCCTTGTTGGGTTTAACGGGCAACCTCTTTTTTTAATGAAAACCCTGTTTTTCATATTCAAACGCAAATAGCTTTATGAAAAAACTATTTATTACTCCGGTATTTATATTGGCTGCCATTTGTTCCTTTGCTCAAAAACAAGCAAAAAAAACAGATGATGGTATCAAACCTGTTGGAATTATTAAAAACCTTACCGATAGCGCCCTGCTTGATGTGGTGCAGCGCCAAACCTTCCGTTACTTTTGGGATTTTGGTCACCCGGTAAGCGGACTGGCCCGCGAACGCAGTAATACTTCTTTTGATTATGGTAATGAAGTGGTAACCACGGGAGGTTCGGGTTTTGGCATTATGTCGCTCATTGTGGCCGACAACCGCAAATGGATTACCCATGAACAGGCGGTTGACCGTATGGTGAAGATCGTTAACTTTTTATACAAGGCCGACGCTTTTCACGGTGCTTTTCCGCATTGGTTAAATGGTGAAACAGGCAAAGTGATCCGCTTTGGCCGGAAGGACGATGGTGGGGATATTGTTGAGTCGGCTTATTTATTCCAGGGCT
It contains:
- a CDS encoding RagB/SusD family nutrient uptake outer membrane protein, with protein sequence MKNSTKYSRKVVALGLIASIISFQSCKKSFLNVDPAQNTAATQFFKTQDDATKAVSAMYANLREWNNIAFAPIAVESMGSDDVEKGSTASDATFFNDYHNFTITSGDAQLGGFWKGQYQNINFANQILTNVPGITMDETLKARYLAEAKFIRAYSYFRLVRAFGDVPLRLSLPKDASEYNLPRTAKAQVWAAIETDLTDAANVLPQTYSSADIGHATKGAAIALHAKVAMYLKKWSDVLSYTNQVMGFGYSLYPDYEQMFRTTHKNNQESIFEVQCALIPNNPAASNSQYSQVQGVRGVTGGGWGFNVPSAGLAAAYETGDPRRDATIIFRGETTPEGDKIPATGDNPMYNQKSYVPFSLYVSGFNEGCQQNKIVLRYADVLLMNAEANNELGNSAAALIPLEQVRARARAGNNAILPKVTTTDQAALRTAIYNERRVELAMEFERYFDVIRQGRGTAVFGSRGWKAGKNEVWPVPQNEIDLSGGALTQNPGY